Genomic DNA from Rhodothermales bacterium:
AGACGGACATCGCGGCGAAACTCGGCGAATTCGCTTCGACGGTAGGCAGCTTCCTGGCCGATAGCGTGGTGGACTTCACGCGCGGTACGGCCAACTTCTTTCTCATGCTGTTCGTGATGTTGTACTCGATGTACTTCTTCCTGACAGCAGGACGCAGCATCCTAAACCGGGTGCTCTACTACATCCCGCTGCCCAGCGAGGTGGAGCTTGAGCTGGTCGACAAATTCGTCACCGTGACCCGCGCAGTACTGAAGGGCAGTCTGGTCATTGGTGTTATCCAGGGGGCGCTTGCTGGTGCTTCCTTTTGGGTGGCTGGCGTTCCCGGCTGGGCCTTCTGGACGGCGGTCATGGTGGTGCTCTCCATTGTGCCTGCCATCGGATCCGCCCTCGTCTGGATACCTGCTGTCGCCTATCTCGCCGTTTCGGGCCAGACCGCGGCGGCCATCGGCGTCGGCGCGTGGTGCGGCATCGTGGCCGGGTCCGTGGACAACTTCCTGCGGCCCGCACTCGTGGGCAAGGACACGAAACTCCCGGACCTTCTGGTGCTGGTCGGCACGCTGGGAGGCATCTTCCTCTTCGGCGCCGTCGGATTCATCCTGGGGCCCATCGTAGTGGCCCTGTTTCTGGCCGTTTGGGAGCTTTATGGTGAGGTGTTCGAAGAGTGGCTGCCGCCTGCACCCGACAGAGAACCCGAGCGCCTGACTGAGAGTCTAGCCACTGAATGAGTCTGCATTTCCTAACAGCTTGTCGACCACCGCCTTCGGTAAGCCCACATCCAGTCCGCTGTTGATCTGCTGTGACAGAATTCCCCTAACCTCTTCTCGCTCCCACAGAACATGTTCGAGTGAGTCGTGCTCATCGATATCGGTGGCGTCATATATCAATTCCGCTGAGCGGGCCTTTTTAACGCTTAAGCGGGCAACCCAAAGGAATCGCGGAAGATTCTCCTCAAGGAGGTTGGCACGGACCTTTTCGTCGAGATGAGATGATCTCGCTACTTCGCGTTTATAGTTGGAGCTATCTGTAAGCTCAATTTCCCAAGAAGTGTCATTCTCATCCTCCAAGAACAGTGATGCCCGCACCGCCTGGTCAATCATGACGGTCCAACTCTCAATGGCCGTGTACCTGACCCTGATCTTGCTGTACATGGGAACGAGCAGCAGATGAGGGATTAGTGGGAGGTAGCTCTTCTGCTGGCCTGGCAGCCGGACACCGCATTGATGGTCCTCCGCAGTCCAAGTTCCGGTAAGATGTAAGGGTGCTGCTGCGCCGCCCTTGAGGGGAATATGCCTAGCGTAGGGACCAACTTGGTCATCATGTCCAAAGAGCCGGGCCACTTTGCCTCCCCCAAGCCCAAGCGACCGCTCTTGAGGCGACATCGGCGATTCGCCCTCAGCTTTTCCAACTGTGCGGTAACCGCAAAAGGTGACCGCGTGCAGGGGTTCCTGCGAAAAAGAGCGGTGCGGCGGACCGTTGGTCACCGTATGCTCCGCCTCCGAATCCGCGCCGCCGCTGTTTGCAACCACCTGCTCCAGAGTCTCACCATCGTAGTCCGCTAGGTCTACGGATGTCCCTCCTGTTCGAACAATTCGGAAGGTCAAGACGGCTGGTATGCCGTAGTCCAGATAGGCCCTGAGCAGAGACAAGGTAATCTCGCCGGGCCAGTACACCTCCACGGAGTGCCCGAACTCTCTAATGGCGTGTACCATTTGACGAACCGTAAGACCACCCGTCGGTACTGCTCGTGACTCGGAGACTTCCCCAGTCGCAACAGACGTTATGATGCTGGGACGGGGTGCCTGAAATCCGAATTTCTGCCCCAGCCCTTGGAAGGCCGACCAAAGTGCGACTGTCGCACATGCTGCCGTGACCTTGTCTTGCTGTTGGAACGCAAGCGCGTGCTGAATGTCGAGGTCTGAGCCGGCTAGATGCGCCCGATATGTTCGGCCAACTCTAAACGACCTTCGGCTATCCTCCGGGCCCTGGGGCGGATAGGGTGCCAAGACTGTTCGGCCGACCGGTGCTAACGGAAGGGGCCGAGCGACGACAAACCCCAAGTACGAGTCTTCAGACAAGAGACTCGCTGCTTGTGGTCGGCCGTAAAGGTATTCGTGATACGCAGTCTCATCTATCTGCTCGTCGAAGAAGTGAAGACGACGGCAGCGGCGCTCGTATGGAAAATGACAACGGGCATAATAGAGCACGTAGTCCTCCAAGAAACCGCCGTCAGTATAGTCCGGCTCAACGAGGATCGATTGTGCACCAAGAGTCTCTAGGTACTTTCCAATGTACCCTGCCACTCCGGTCGCCTTTACCCGTGCTTGCTTTTCGGTCCCGCCAAGAAGAAGGTCGACTACCGCCTTGACACTGAAGTCAACGACGCCGAAACGACTCTCGACGGAACTAGACACTAACCATGGCATCAAGCATCGAAGAAGAGACCCGCCTAGTTGGGCTCTCCGACTTCGCGTGCTCTTTCTTGAGCTTTTGAAGAAGCTCATTGGCCTTGCCGACCGAAACCACCTTTAGATTCAGGTCGACAACCTCGGGCTGAGTCTTTTTCTTCTTGGCCATGGGTTCCGTAGAGGAAACGATGTTGTTGTCCAACAACAAATAAAACGGCCACAATACCGTTTGTTGCGGAGAGGACCAAAAAGAATCCTCTAATATGATATCGACCGTATGCTAGGAGAGTCAAGGACCGACTCGTTCATTGTCATCTTCCTCCCCGTTGATAGGGTGCGGCATACCATTATACCACTGTTGGTCCAGCAGTGGGGCGGAAACGGTAAACAGTATTAGTGC
This window encodes:
- a CDS encoding AI-2E family transporter — protein: MEDKEKFRRATVLLLVGAVSLVFVWMIRSFLVALLLAAIFSGMAMPIYRRLRDRIKSEGTAAVLTIVGLLILVGLPLAIFLGIVVAQAVEVSQTARPWIEAQIEQPRLIEEYVRNIPMIGSAIPSETDIAAKLGEFASTVGSFLADSVVDFTRGTANFFLMLFVMLYSMYFFLTAGRSILNRVLYYIPLPSEVELELVDKFVTVTRAVLKGSLVIGVIQGALAGASFWVAGVPGWAFWTAVMVVLSIVPAIGSALVWIPAVAYLAVSGQTAAAIGVGAWCGIVAGSVDNFLRPALVGKDTKLPDLLVLVGTLGGIFLFGAVGFILGPIVVALFLAVWELYGEVFEEWLPPAPDREPERLTESLATE